One window of Mesorhizobium loti R88b genomic DNA carries:
- a CDS encoding efflux RND transporter periplasmic adaptor subunit, with product MSGWKQIVLALVVVVAAAAAWARFYPGAPQVLARWGIDWAYGATPPTKETAAGGSRQAGRNGTQIATIVASPVASAVINDRLQAIGTGRANASVTVNPYSSGRLAELLVESGTHVDKGQIIATLDSETEIISQDRAKLALQDAQSKLDRVKSLRASNAATPVAVADAEVVLAGAKLALQDAELALQRRSILAPIAGTVGILPISAGNYVTNQSAIATLDDRSSILVDFQVPERFAAAIKVGAQLTATPIANPSNAYTGTVSAIDNHIDEKSRTLLVKAKIANPADSLRAGMSFSITMKFPGETYPSVSPLAILWGSDGAYVWQIEDGKAKRVQVRIIQRNTETVLIDAEIDNGDMVVTEGTQSVSEGGEVRIAGQDQRAPNTAEGS from the coding sequence ATGTCGGGTTGGAAACAGATTGTCCTTGCGCTTGTCGTCGTGGTCGCCGCCGCGGCCGCGTGGGCTCGCTTCTACCCCGGCGCTCCGCAAGTGCTGGCGCGCTGGGGGATCGACTGGGCCTATGGCGCGACGCCTCCAACGAAAGAAACGGCGGCTGGAGGCTCCAGGCAGGCTGGGCGCAACGGCACCCAGATAGCCACCATCGTTGCATCGCCAGTCGCGTCCGCTGTTATCAACGACCGCTTGCAGGCGATCGGCACCGGCCGCGCCAACGCCTCGGTGACCGTCAATCCCTACAGCTCCGGCCGCCTTGCCGAGCTGCTGGTCGAATCCGGTACGCATGTCGACAAGGGACAGATCATCGCCACGCTCGATTCCGAGACCGAGATCATCTCTCAGGACCGGGCCAAGCTCGCTTTGCAGGATGCGCAATCCAAACTCGATCGCGTCAAGTCGCTGCGCGCCTCCAACGCCGCGACGCCTGTCGCCGTTGCCGACGCGGAAGTCGTGCTGGCAGGCGCCAAGCTGGCGCTTCAGGATGCCGAGCTTGCGCTGCAGCGCCGCTCCATTCTGGCGCCGATCGCAGGCACCGTCGGCATCCTGCCGATCTCAGCCGGCAATTACGTGACAAACCAGTCGGCGATCGCCACGCTTGATGACCGCTCCTCGATCCTGGTCGATTTCCAGGTGCCGGAGCGCTTTGCCGCCGCCATCAAGGTGGGTGCGCAACTGACGGCGACGCCGATCGCCAATCCGAGCAACGCCTATACCGGCACGGTATCCGCCATCGACAACCACATCGACGAGAAGAGCCGCACGCTCCTGGTAAAGGCCAAGATCGCCAACCCAGCCGATTCACTGCGCGCCGGCATGTCGTTCTCCATCACCATGAAATTCCCCGGCGAAACCTATCCTTCCGTCAGCCCGCTGGCGATCCTGTGGGGCTCGGACGGCGCCTATGTCTGGCAAATCGAGGACGGCAAGGCCAAGCGCGTGCAGGTGCGCATCATCCAGCGCAACACCGAGACCGTGCTGATCGACGCCGAGATCGACAATGGCGACATGGTGGTCACCGAAGGCACGCAGAGTGTCAGCGAAGGCGGCGAGGTCCGCATCGCCGGCCAGGACCAGCGCGCCCCCAACACCGCCGAAGGCTCATGA
- a CDS encoding MurR/RpiR family transcriptional regulator, with protein sequence MISSIAELIADRIGTMPASERRAAQTLIASYPMIGLKTVAEFSTAAGVSSPTILRFVARLGFQNYPEFQSSLQDELAAQLQSPAIRTLNPPSPGGGTVSPMLEATLDNMRETFRHLSDKQLADIAARLADRRGKTFLIGGRFTDPLARYMAAHLAVIQPDVFHLAGQESMWRDRLIDMGKRDVLVIFDIRRYQDSLVRFAEKAHQRGVQIVLFTDQWLSPIARFARHVIAGRTAVPSAWDSSAALFVVAETLIGAVTRQLEADGARRIREMEGLR encoded by the coding sequence ATGATTTCCAGCATTGCCGAACTGATCGCAGACCGCATCGGCACGATGCCGGCCAGCGAAAGGCGCGCGGCGCAGACGCTGATTGCCAGCTATCCGATGATCGGCCTCAAGACGGTCGCCGAATTCTCGACCGCGGCCGGCGTTTCTTCGCCGACGATCCTGCGCTTCGTGGCCCGGCTCGGCTTCCAGAACTATCCGGAATTCCAGTCGAGCCTGCAGGACGAACTGGCGGCACAGTTGCAGTCGCCGGCGATACGGACGCTCAACCCGCCCTCGCCCGGTGGCGGCACGGTCTCGCCGATGCTGGAAGCGACGCTCGACAATATGCGAGAGACCTTTCGGCATCTGTCCGACAAGCAGCTTGCCGATATCGCGGCACGGCTTGCCGACCGGCGCGGCAAGACGTTCCTGATCGGCGGCCGCTTCACCGACCCGCTGGCGCGTTACATGGCCGCCCATCTCGCCGTCATACAGCCCGATGTCTTTCACCTAGCCGGCCAGGAGAGCATGTGGCGCGACAGGCTGATCGACATGGGCAAGCGCGACGTGCTGGTGATCTTCGACATCAGGCGCTACCAGGACAGCCTCGTCCGCTTCGCCGAGAAGGCGCATCAGCGCGGGGTTCAGATCGTGCTCTTCACCGATCAGTGGCTGTCGCCCATCGCCCGTTTTGCCCGCCACGTCATCGCCGGGCGAACCGCCGTGCCGTCGGCATGGGATTCCTCGGCGGCACTTTTCGTCGTCGCCGAAACGCTGATCGGCGCCGTCACCAGGCAACTCGAGGCCGACGGCGCCCGGCGCATCCGGGAAATGGAAGGCCTTCGGTAA
- a CDS encoding amino acid permease encodes MTTPDHSDKSEDTKILHSMGYAQELARRMSGFSNFAISFSIICILAGGITSFPLAMGTGSGFEATIGWVIGGVFALVVAASLGQIGSAYPTAGGLYHWSSILGGRGWGWATAWINLLGLIFVVASVNVGVYLLFQGLVAGPIFGWDTSAWGFWQQTVAVVLITVTQGLFNHLGIKTTTMLTDFSGYLILVVAVILTLTFLIWGAHGFDLARLTTFVNTTGDPGGAYVPTARTALVAFLIGLLYPLYTITGFDASAHTAEETHNARVAVPRGMIHAVLWSLVFGFIMAVSFVLASPDLVATAKDGGNAWFNLFNNLPAPTWLKALLGIAIVLSNYLCALAGLTSTSRMIFAFSRDGGLPGSSLWKQVSPTWRTPVPAIWLGVVLSIAATLYSPAFAALAAGCALFLYVSYAMPIAAGLLAEGKSWTEFGPFRLGIWSKPFAVITVLGVLVLMYAGIQPPFDILINYAIGLIVLLVVLWFAVENRRFQGPPIGEAAIAKRRATIADAEKAVGESA; translated from the coding sequence ATGACAACACCTGATCACTCTGACAAGTCGGAGGACACAAAAATCCTTCACAGTATGGGCTACGCCCAGGAATTGGCTCGCCGCATGAGCGGCTTCTCCAACTTCGCCATTTCCTTCTCGATCATCTGCATTCTGGCCGGCGGCATCACGTCATTCCCGCTGGCCATGGGCACCGGCAGCGGTTTCGAGGCAACCATCGGCTGGGTAATCGGTGGCGTCTTTGCGCTCGTGGTCGCGGCTTCTCTGGGACAGATTGGATCAGCCTATCCGACAGCCGGCGGCCTCTATCATTGGTCCTCAATCCTGGGCGGACGCGGCTGGGGCTGGGCCACGGCCTGGATCAACCTGCTCGGCCTGATCTTCGTCGTCGCCTCGGTCAATGTCGGCGTCTACTTGCTGTTTCAGGGGCTCGTCGCGGGTCCGATCTTCGGTTGGGACACATCGGCATGGGGCTTCTGGCAGCAGACGGTGGCAGTCGTCCTGATTACCGTCACCCAAGGCCTCTTCAATCATCTCGGCATCAAGACGACGACGATGTTGACCGACTTTTCCGGCTACCTCATCCTCGTTGTTGCGGTCATCCTGACGCTGACCTTCCTGATCTGGGGCGCGCATGGCTTTGATCTCGCGCGGCTGACGACTTTCGTCAACACGACCGGCGATCCCGGTGGTGCCTACGTTCCGACGGCCCGCACCGCACTTGTGGCCTTCCTCATCGGCCTTCTCTACCCGCTCTATACCATCACCGGCTTCGACGCTTCGGCGCATACCGCCGAGGAAACCCACAATGCCCGCGTCGCCGTGCCAAGAGGCATGATCCACGCGGTCCTGTGGTCTCTCGTCTTCGGCTTCATCATGGCGGTCTCCTTCGTCCTTGCCAGTCCCGATCTCGTGGCGACTGCCAAGGACGGCGGCAATGCCTGGTTCAACCTGTTCAACAATCTGCCGGCGCCAACCTGGCTCAAGGCTCTGCTCGGCATCGCCATCGTGCTGTCGAACTATCTGTGCGCGCTGGCCGGGCTCACTTCGACCTCGCGCATGATCTTTGCCTTTTCGCGTGACGGAGGTCTGCCTGGGTCATCTCTGTGGAAGCAGGTTTCGCCGACCTGGCGCACGCCTGTCCCGGCCATCTGGCTGGGCGTCGTGCTGTCGATCGCCGCCACGCTCTATTCGCCGGCCTTCGCGGCACTGGCGGCTGGCTGCGCTCTCTTCCTCTATGTCTCCTACGCCATGCCGATCGCAGCCGGACTTCTTGCGGAAGGAAAGAGCTGGACCGAATTCGGGCCGTTCCGGCTCGGCATCTGGTCAAAGCCGTTCGCCGTCATCACGGTGCTTGGTGTTCTGGTGTTGATGTATGCCGGCATTCAGCCGCCCTTCGACATCCTGATCAACTATGCGATCGGCTTGATCGTTCTGCTCGTCGTTTTGTGGTTCGCCGTTGAAAACCGGCGCTTCCAGGGGCCGCCCATCGGCGAGGCGGCAATCGCCAAGCGCAGGGCGACCATTGCCGATGCCGAAAAGGCTGTAGGCGAATCTGCTTAA
- a CDS encoding ChbG/HpnK family deacetylase: protein MTRRIRLIADDYGLAPGVSAAILDLLGRGRLTGTSCMTGFPEWADEAKRIKPLCGRAAIGLHLTLTDQPALTGRSSLAPEGRLPPLRSLALPVLRGQIEARDVDAELDAQYGRFIEALDRPPVFVDGHQHVHFLPVVRNWLLARFTDAASRPALRGAPSLGNAVVAPKVAAIAAVAAGFNRSMASAGFSLFAPLAGIYDWRQPERFAPVLQAAVEALPERGLFMCHPGHVDETLRSRDPMQGVREVEFAVLASDAFGASLARAGVEIMGGQE, encoded by the coding sequence ATGACGCGGCGCATCCGCCTCATCGCCGATGATTACGGCCTCGCGCCCGGCGTCTCCGCCGCGATCCTGGATCTGCTCGGTCGCGGACGTCTGACCGGCACCAGCTGCATGACGGGCTTTCCGGAATGGGCTGACGAGGCGAAGCGCATCAAGCCGTTGTGCGGCCGCGCCGCGATCGGGCTGCATCTTACCTTGACTGACCAGCCGGCCCTCACCGGCCGGTCGAGCCTGGCGCCGGAAGGCCGGCTGCCGCCGCTGCGTTCGCTGGCACTGCCGGTCCTGCGCGGTCAGATCGAGGCTCGCGATGTCGATGCCGAGCTCGACGCTCAGTATGGCCGCTTCATCGAGGCGCTGGATCGCCCGCCCGTCTTCGTTGACGGGCACCAACATGTGCATTTCCTGCCCGTCGTGCGCAATTGGCTGCTCGCGCGTTTTACGGACGCTGCCAGCAGGCCGGCGCTGCGTGGTGCTCCGTCGCTTGGCAATGCCGTCGTGGCGCCGAAAGTCGCGGCAATCGCTGCCGTGGCCGCCGGTTTCAACCGGTCGATGGCAAGTGCCGGCTTCTCCCTTTTCGCGCCGCTTGCCGGTATCTATGACTGGCGGCAACCCGAACGGTTCGCACCGGTTCTGCAAGCCGCGGTCGAAGCGCTGCCCGAACGGGGCCTGTTCATGTGCCATCCCGGCCATGTCGACGAGACGCTGCGGTCGCGCGACCCGATGCAAGGCGTGCGCGAGGTGGAATTCGCGGTCCTGGCCTCGGACGCGTTCGGCGCGAGCCTCGCCCGTGCCGGTGTCGAGATCATGGGCGGCCAGGAATGA
- a CDS encoding GtrA family protein, which produces MSGEPKRSTGSKIVRFAMVGLVNTAIDLAGFFLLLKLHVPPLPANIVSWSIAVIFSFVANGFWSFERNRAIPLRDAFLRFVSLGALISLSVSTLSIALFAGIAGVWPAKIGGVVVAAALNFVAARWSIEGRLLK; this is translated from the coding sequence ATGAGCGGCGAGCCCAAGCGTTCGACCGGCAGCAAGATCGTGCGCTTTGCCATGGTCGGGCTGGTGAACACGGCCATCGACCTTGCCGGCTTTTTCCTGCTGCTCAAGCTGCATGTCCCGCCACTGCCGGCCAACATCGTCTCCTGGTCGATCGCCGTCATCTTCTCTTTCGTGGCCAATGGCTTCTGGTCGTTCGAGCGCAATCGAGCCATCCCGCTGCGAGACGCCTTCCTGCGCTTCGTCTCGCTTGGGGCGCTGATTTCGCTCAGCGTCTCCACCCTGTCGATCGCGCTGTTCGCCGGCATCGCCGGCGTGTGGCCGGCAAAGATCGGTGGCGTCGTGGTGGCGGCGGCGTTGAATTTCGTCGCCGCGCGCTGGTCGATCGAAGGCCGGCTGCTGAAGTAG
- a CDS encoding efflux RND transporter permease subunit, producing the protein MTGPVNPASDTGFTALFIHRPVMAFVLNVLIAVAGLAAFYGVEIRELPDVDRAVVTVSTTFEGAAAETVDRELTDTIEGAVARVSGVKSISSSSSFGSSRVTIEFNDGVDLNVAASDVRDAVGRVANQMPDTADPPRIVKADANSDAVMRLAVTSENMSIQDMTVVVQDQIEDELAAVPGVADVQVYGDRDKIFRIDVDQNKLASLGFTVADLRAALASVAFDSPAGSITTTNQDLIVRTTADVTTPEEFENIIIGGTTRIRDVATVTLGPDVGQTTLRSDGKTGIGIGIIRQAESNTLDISTGVQAAVAKLQENLPKGMAIKITSDDAVFVKGAVHEVEIALGLSVTMVLIVIYVFLLDWRATLIPGLSMPVAMIGTIAAIYLAGFSVNILTLLALVLATGLVVDDAIVVLENIVRRRNEGMGPRAAAVLGAQEVFFAVIATTLTLVAVFVPISFLPGQTGGLFREFGFVLAMSVLLSCVVALTLCPMLASRMLTSASLHHEGGHGIGARIGGALNAAYKRALHACLDAPWIVVLVAVLFAGTAFALFGTIRQELTPTEDRAAVLLRISAPQGVSLDYTTQQMQKIEKLIQPMRDSGEIRSTFENAGQNGSYNSGFMVMTLAPWNERSRSQQEIMAEISQLTKQVPSVRIFPVQPNSLGIRGAGNGLQFALVGNDRKALGDAAVKIIAEMQKDPRFQTPRLSIDPTQPQLAVAIDRERASDLGIDITGLANTMQAMLDGNDVVDVYIADRSYGVKLVSTTNPINDPTDLENVFLKTADGRFVPMSTIASLTERAVPPSLSREQQQPSVAITSNLSGNFALGDALNQAEQIATPLLPPGSRILPLAEAATLGETNSAMVTIFGFALVIILLVLAAQFESFVSAVIIMATVPLGLACAIFALLLSGTSLNAYSQIGLVLLVGVMAKNGILIVEFANQLRDRGLDVREAIEQASIIRVRPVMMTMICTVLGGLPLVLAAGAGAEARVALGWVIVGGLGLATISTLFLTPVAYLLLGRFVTPKTHEEARLKRELEEAAYTNVEPAE; encoded by the coding sequence ATGACCGGACCTGTCAACCCCGCCAGCGATACCGGCTTCACCGCGCTCTTCATCCACAGGCCAGTCATGGCCTTCGTGCTCAACGTCCTCATCGCGGTTGCCGGCCTCGCCGCCTTCTACGGCGTCGAGATCCGTGAACTGCCTGACGTCGACCGTGCCGTGGTCACGGTCTCGACCACTTTCGAAGGCGCGGCGGCCGAAACCGTCGACCGCGAACTGACCGACACGATCGAAGGCGCGGTCGCCCGCGTCTCCGGCGTCAAGTCGATCTCGTCCTCCTCCTCCTTCGGCTCGAGCCGCGTCACCATCGAATTCAATGATGGCGTCGATCTCAACGTCGCCGCCTCCGACGTGCGCGATGCCGTCGGCCGCGTCGCCAACCAGATGCCGGACACCGCCGATCCGCCGCGCATCGTCAAGGCCGATGCCAATTCCGACGCGGTGATGCGGCTGGCGGTGACCTCCGAAAACATGTCGATCCAGGACATGACGGTCGTGGTCCAGGACCAGATCGAGGATGAACTGGCCGCCGTGCCCGGCGTTGCCGATGTCCAGGTCTATGGCGACCGTGACAAGATCTTCCGCATCGATGTCGACCAAAACAAGCTCGCCAGCCTTGGCTTCACGGTGGCCGACCTGAGAGCAGCCCTTGCTTCCGTCGCCTTCGATTCGCCGGCGGGTTCGATCACCACCACCAACCAGGACCTGATCGTCCGCACGACGGCCGACGTGACGACACCCGAGGAATTCGAAAACATCATCATCGGCGGCACGACGCGCATCCGCGATGTCGCCACCGTCACGCTCGGCCCCGATGTCGGCCAGACGACGCTGCGCTCGGATGGCAAGACCGGCATCGGCATCGGCATCATCCGTCAGGCGGAATCCAACACGCTGGACATCTCGACCGGCGTCCAGGCCGCTGTCGCCAAACTGCAGGAGAACCTGCCCAAGGGCATGGCGATCAAGATCACCAGCGACGACGCCGTCTTCGTCAAGGGCGCCGTGCACGAGGTCGAGATCGCACTCGGCCTGTCGGTGACCATGGTGCTGATCGTCATCTATGTCTTCCTGCTCGACTGGCGCGCGACACTCATTCCGGGCCTGTCGATGCCGGTCGCCATGATCGGCACCATCGCCGCCATCTATCTGGCCGGCTTCTCCGTCAACATTCTCACCTTGCTTGCCCTGGTGCTGGCCACGGGCCTCGTCGTCGATGACGCCATCGTGGTGCTGGAAAACATCGTGCGACGACGCAATGAAGGCATGGGGCCGCGTGCGGCCGCCGTCCTTGGCGCGCAGGAAGTGTTCTTCGCCGTCATTGCCACGACGCTGACGCTGGTCGCCGTCTTCGTGCCGATCTCGTTCCTGCCCGGCCAGACCGGCGGCCTGTTTCGCGAATTCGGCTTCGTGCTTGCCATGTCGGTGCTGCTGTCCTGCGTGGTGGCGCTCACACTTTGCCCGATGCTCGCCTCCCGCATGCTGACCAGCGCCTCGCTTCACCATGAAGGCGGCCACGGCATCGGCGCCCGTATCGGCGGCGCGCTGAATGCCGCCTACAAGCGAGCCCTGCACGCTTGCCTCGATGCGCCCTGGATCGTGGTTCTGGTCGCGGTGCTGTTTGCCGGCACCGCCTTCGCGCTGTTCGGCACCATCCGCCAGGAACTGACGCCGACCGAGGACCGCGCGGCCGTGCTGTTGCGCATCAGCGCCCCGCAAGGCGTCAGTCTCGACTACACGACGCAGCAGATGCAGAAGATCGAGAAACTGATCCAGCCGATGCGCGATTCCGGCGAGATCCGCTCAACCTTCGAGAATGCCGGCCAGAACGGCTCCTATAACTCCGGATTCATGGTGATGACCCTCGCACCTTGGAACGAGCGCAGCCGCAGCCAGCAGGAGATCATGGCCGAGATCAGCCAGCTGACCAAGCAGGTGCCGAGCGTGCGCATCTTCCCGGTGCAGCCCAACAGCCTCGGTATCCGCGGCGCCGGCAACGGCCTGCAGTTTGCGCTCGTCGGCAACGACCGCAAGGCGCTTGGCGACGCGGCGGTGAAGATCATCGCCGAGATGCAGAAGGACCCGCGCTTCCAAACACCGCGCCTGTCGATCGACCCAACGCAACCGCAACTGGCCGTCGCCATCGACCGCGAGCGCGCCTCCGACCTCGGCATCGATATTACGGGGCTCGCCAACACCATGCAGGCCATGCTCGACGGCAATGACGTCGTCGATGTCTACATCGCCGACCGCAGCTATGGCGTGAAGCTGGTCTCGACCACCAACCCGATCAACGATCCGACCGATCTGGAAAACGTCTTCCTCAAGACAGCCGATGGTCGCTTTGTGCCGATGTCGACCATTGCCTCGCTGACCGAACGCGCCGTGCCGCCATCGCTGTCGCGTGAACAGCAGCAGCCATCGGTGGCCATCACCTCCAACCTCTCAGGCAATTTCGCGCTTGGCGATGCACTGAACCAAGCCGAGCAAATCGCCACGCCGCTGCTGCCGCCGGGCAGCCGCATCCTGCCCCTGGCCGAGGCCGCGACGCTGGGCGAAACCAACAGCGCGATGGTCACCATCTTCGGCTTCGCTCTGGTCATCATCCTTTTGGTGCTGGCCGCCCAGTTCGAAAGCTTCGTCAGCGCCGTCATTATCATGGCGACAGTGCCACTCGGGCTCGCCTGCGCCATCTTCGCACTGCTTCTGAGCGGCACCAGCCTCAACGCCTACAGCCAGATCGGCCTGGTGCTGCTGGTCGGCGTCATGGCCAAGAACGGCATCCTGATCGTCGAATTCGCCAACCAGCTGCGCGATCGCGGGCTTGATGTGCGCGAGGCGATCGAGCAAGCCTCGATCATCCGCGTGCGGCCGGTGATGATGACGATGATCTGCACCGTGCTTGGCGGCCTGCCATTGGTGCTGGCCGCCGGCGCCGGCGCCGAGGCACGCGTGGCGCTCGGCTGGGTGATCGTCGGCGGGCTGGGCCTGGCCACCATCTCGACACTGTTCCTGACCCCGGTCGCCTATCTCCTGCTCGGCCGCTTCGTCACGCCGAAGACGCATGAGGAAGCACGCCTGAAGCGCGAGCTGGAGGAAGCCGCCTACACCAACGTGGAACCGGCAGAGTAG
- a CDS encoding N-formylglutamate amidohydrolase, whose amino-acid sequence MEKARPASLASSDSVRVTNPGGSSPFVLTCDHASNFLPAEFGTLGLAADDLSRHIAWDPGALPVALRMAQALDAALVETRISRLVIDCNRPLDAPDLILSVSVSEKTVVPANQGLSAEEREARVALAWRPFHDTIEKIIEDRLAAGRETRLVSIHSFTPVFKGKNRPWHIGIIHDDDQRLASPLVSALKRLAGVTVGVNEPYSPADRVYFTLERHARSRGLPCAMIEIRNDEIAGETGQRKWADLLTGIFSDLEPEEVRGSQRSAVGKSVQSAS is encoded by the coding sequence ATGGAGAAAGCACGGCCCGCCAGCCTTGCATCGTCTGATTCCGTGAGGGTGACCAACCCTGGCGGATCGAGCCCTTTCGTGCTGACCTGCGATCACGCTTCCAATTTTCTGCCCGCCGAATTCGGCACGCTCGGCCTTGCCGCCGACGATTTGTCGCGCCACATCGCCTGGGATCCGGGTGCGCTGCCGGTTGCGCTGCGCATGGCGCAGGCGCTCGATGCGGCGCTGGTCGAAACCCGCATTTCGCGTCTCGTCATCGACTGCAACCGGCCGCTCGACGCGCCGGACCTCATCTTGAGTGTCAGCGTCAGCGAGAAAACCGTGGTTCCGGCAAATCAGGGACTCTCCGCCGAAGAGCGGGAGGCGCGTGTCGCGCTTGCGTGGCGTCCATTCCATGACACGATCGAGAAGATCATCGAGGATCGGCTGGCAGCGGGGCGAGAGACGCGACTGGTGTCGATCCATTCCTTCACCCCGGTCTTCAAGGGAAAGAACCGGCCTTGGCATATCGGCATCATCCACGATGACGATCAGCGGCTGGCATCGCCGCTGGTATCGGCGCTCAAGCGGCTTGCCGGCGTCACAGTCGGTGTCAACGAACCCTATTCGCCAGCCGACCGCGTCTATTTCACGCTGGAACGGCATGCGCGCTCGCGTGGGCTGCCATGCGCGATGATCGAAATCCGCAACGATGAAATCGCCGGCGAGACCGGGCAGCGGAAATGGGCGGATCTGCTAACAGGCATTTTTTCGGATCTGGAGCCAGAGGAGGTCAGGGGCTCTCAACGAAGCGCAGTCGGAAAGTCAGTTCAATCGGCCAGCTAA
- a CDS encoding glycosyltransferase family 2 protein, with translation MAESRPVLDIVAPFFNEAQSASAFAALLDKLEAAVAQRFGMEVHKILVDDGSRDDGAERFSQALSGSWEIVRLSRNFGKEVAVLAGLDQSRGDMALIMDADLQHSMDTSLKMIAELVEHPDIDVVYAQNDRREASWRRSQLARLFYSLINSSQRFDIPENAGDFRVMRGAVVRALTSLRDKRRFNKGLFAWAGFRQKAIQYSPENRVTGTSKWSRLNLIAFSLEGFTSFSVIPLRIISLSGMLAALAGLVYGAKVFFEVMFYGIAVPGYPSLMVAVVLLGGLNLTLLGLIGEYVWVTLSESKERPVYIVRDVLRGNISDRPPGIPGA, from the coding sequence ATGGCTGAGTCGCGACCTGTTCTCGACATCGTGGCGCCGTTCTTCAACGAGGCGCAATCGGCTTCGGCTTTTGCCGCATTGCTCGACAAGCTCGAGGCTGCGGTGGCGCAGCGTTTCGGCATGGAAGTCCACAAGATCCTGGTCGATGATGGCAGTCGCGACGATGGCGCCGAGCGGTTTTCCCAGGCGCTGTCGGGTTCTTGGGAAATCGTGCGGCTCAGCCGCAATTTCGGCAAGGAGGTCGCGGTACTCGCCGGCCTCGACCAGTCGCGCGGCGACATGGCGTTGATCATGGACGCCGACCTGCAGCATTCGATGGACACCAGCCTGAAGATGATCGCCGAGCTGGTGGAACACCCGGACATCGATGTCGTCTACGCGCAGAACGACCGCCGCGAGGCCAGTTGGCGGCGCAGCCAGCTGGCGCGGCTTTTCTACAGTCTGATCAACAGCAGCCAGCGTTTCGACATTCCCGAGAACGCGGGCGATTTTCGCGTCATGCGGGGTGCCGTGGTGCGCGCGCTGACCAGCCTGCGCGATAAGCGGCGCTTCAACAAGGGTCTGTTCGCCTGGGCCGGCTTTCGCCAGAAGGCGATACAATATTCGCCGGAAAACCGTGTCACCGGCACGTCGAAATGGAGCCGGCTCAACCTGATCGCCTTCTCGCTGGAGGGTTTTACCTCCTTCTCCGTCATCCCGCTGCGCATCATCAGCCTGAGCGGAATGCTGGCGGCGCTGGCGGGCCTCGTTTATGGAGCCAAAGTGTTCTTCGAGGTGATGTTCTACGGCATCGCCGTCCCCGGCTATCCCAGCCTTATGGTCGCCGTCGTCCTGCTTGGCGGCCTCAACCTTACCTTGCTCGGCCTGATCGGCGAATATGTCTGGGTCACGCTCTCGGAGAGTAAGGAAAGGCCGGTCTATATCGTGCGCGATGTCTTGCGCGGCAACATTTCGGACAGGCCACCGGGCATACCCGGCGCATGA